The Desulfonatronum thiodismutans genome has a window encoding:
- a CDS encoding SHOCT domain-containing protein, which translates to MQLLSKKQVVEAVNRFLPESMRENPFVTSLLAGAAAIGILLATPAFAPLGVVGATGWIIVYAVTGGTLGIETIRKIWNVRQHMSEEKRKDVDTRLEILKKMRDDGAIDDEEYKMRSKKILDEFLGT; encoded by the coding sequence ATGCAGTTACTATCAAAAAAACAAGTTGTTGAAGCAGTTAACCGATTCCTTCCAGAATCAATGCGCGAAAATCCATTTGTGACCTCTCTCCTAGCTGGTGCAGCAGCTATTGGCATTCTCTTGGCTACACCAGCCTTTGCCCCTTTGGGTGTCGTTGGTGCTACAGGGTGGATCATTGTTTATGCAGTTACAGGAGGTACTCTTGGTATAGAAACAATTCGAAAAATTTGGAATGTGAGGCAGCATATGTCAGAGGAAAAGCGTAAAGATGTTGATACTCGACTCGAGATCCTCAAAAAGATGAGAGATGATGGTGCGATTGATGACGAAGAGTATAAGATGCGATCGAAGAAAATCCTTGATGAGTTTTTGGGTACATAG